The Anabas testudineus chromosome 14, fAnaTes1.2, whole genome shotgun sequence genome includes a region encoding these proteins:
- the LOC113169871 gene encoding plastin-3 — protein MSGKITKDEMEEMREIFARIDLDNNGYICDYELHELLKEAGHPLPGYMVREIIQKLDRDKDNRISFTEFLAIVQELRGSEVAKTFRKAINRKEGILAIGGTSELSSEGTQHSYSEEERFAFVNWINTALEKDPDCKHVLPMDPNTDSLFTTVGDGIVLCKMINLSVPDTIDERTINKKKLTPFTTQENLNLALNSASAIGCHVVNIGALDLKEGKPHLVLGLLWQIIKIGLFADIELSRNEALAALLREGETLEDLMKLSPEELLLRWANFHLENAGWQKINNFSSDIKDSRAYFHLLNQISPKGTDEDHPRIDINMAGFSEKDDLKRAEAMLQQADRLGCRQFVTPADVVSGNPKLNLAFVANLFNKYPALTKPESEDIDWRLLEGETREERTFRNWMNSLGVNPHVNHLYGDLQDALVILQLYEKIKVPVDWNNKVNKPPYPKLGTNMKKLENCNYAVDLGKTAKFSLVGIGGQDLNDGNPTLTLALVWQLMRRYTLNVLEELGDGEKVNDDIIVKWVNKTLADAGKSAKISSFKDKEISNSLAVLELIDAIQPGSINYELIKTGSLSEIDKLENAKYAVSMARKIGARVYALPEDLVEVKPKMVMTVFACLMGRGMKRA, from the exons atgtctggAAAGATAACGAAAGACGAGATGGAGGAGATGAGGGAGATCTTTGCAAGAATTG ATTTGGACAACAACGGATATATTTGTGATTATGAACTTCATGAGCTCCTCAAAGAGGCTGGTCACCCACTACCAGGATACATGGTTCGGGAGATTATCCAGAAACTCGATCGCGACAAGGATAATAGGATCAGCTTCACCGAGTTTTTGGCG ATCGTCCAGGAACTGCGGGGCAGTGAAGTAGCAAAAACTTTCCGAAAGGCCATCAATAGAAAAGAAGGTATTCTGGCTATTGGAGGCACATCTGAGCTGTCAAGTGAAGGCACACAACACTCGTACTCTG AGGAGGAACGATTTGCTTTTGTGAACTGGATCAACACTGCTCTGGAGAAAGACCCTGACTGCAAACATGTCCTGCCCATGGATCCTAACACAGACTCTCTCTTCACGACTGTTGGAGATGGTATAGTGCTCTG CAAAATGATTAACCTGTCAGTGCCAGACACTATTGATGAGAGAACCATAAATAAGAAGAAACTGACACCGTTTACAACACAG GAGAATCTGAACCTGGCGCTGAATTCAGCTTCTGCCATTGGTTGCCATGTGGTGAACATTGGTGCTCTAGACCTGAAAGAAGGGAAACCCCATCTGGTGCTGGGCCTGCTGTGGCAGATCATCAAGATCGGTCTTTTTGCTGACATTGAGCTGAGCAGAAATGAAG CGCTGGCAGCATtgctgagagagggagaaacccTGGAGGACCTGATGAAGCTGTCTCCAGAAGAACTGCTGCTACGCTGGGCCAACTTTCACCTGGAAAATGCTGGATGGCAAAAGATCAACAACTTCAGCTCAGACATCAAG gACTCAAGGGCCTATTTCCACCTTCTGAATCAAATCTCTCCAAAAGGCACAGATGAAGACCATCCACGCATAGACATCAACATGGCAGGCTTCAGT GAGAAAGATGATCTGAAGAGGGCAGAAGCCATGCTGCAGCAGGCCGACAGGCTCGGCTGTCGACAGTTTGTCACCCCAGCTGATGTTGTCAGTGGAAACCCCAAACTCAACCTTGCCTTTGTGGCCAATCTGTTCAACAAATACCCAGCACTGACCAAACCTGAGAGTGAGGACATTGACTGGAGACTGTTGGAAG GTGAGACACGAGAGGAAAGGACATTCCGAAACTGGATGAACTCTCTGGGAGTGAACCCTCATGTTAATCATCTGTATgg AGACCTACAGGATGCCTTGGTTATCCTTCAGCTCTACGAGAAGATTAAAGTGCCTGTTGACTGGAACAATAAGGTCAACAAGCCACCGTACCCCAAGCTGGGAACCAACATGAAAAAG TTGGAGAATTGTAACTATGCAGTGGACCTGGGCAAAACAGCCAAGTTCTCCCTTGTTGGCATCGGCGGGCAGGACCTGAACGATGGCAACCCTACCCTAACTCTGGCACTGGTGTGGCAGCTGATGAGAAG ATATACGTTGAACGTACTGGAAGAACTGGGAGATGGCGAGAAAGTAAATGACGACATCATTGTAAAGTGGGTAAACAAAACGTTGGCGGACGCTGGAAAATCTGCAAAAATTTCAAGCTTTAAG gACAAAGAGATCAGCAACAGTTTGGCCGTGTTGGAGCTGATAGACGCCATCCAGCCCGGCAGCATCAACTACGAGCTGATAAAAACTGGCAGCCTCTCTGAAATCGACAAACTGGAGAACGCCAA ATATGCCGTCTCCATGGCGAGGAAGATTGGTGCACGTGTCTACGCTCTCCCAGAAGACCTCGTGGAGGTCAAACCCAAAATGGTGATGACTGTCTTTGCCTGCTTGATGGGTCGGGGGATGAAGCGAGCCTAA